One genomic segment of Carassius carassius chromosome 21, fCarCar2.1, whole genome shotgun sequence includes these proteins:
- the LOC132097724 gene encoding EF-hand domain-containing protein D2-like, with amino-acid sequence MATDELSSKLNRRLQIEEGEHDPVALDGAHENGAHEKAATSSADSELGAKLQRRGELNEGVGEHHQPSMKVFNPYTEFKEFSRKQIKDMEKMFKQYDIEKDNFIDLMELKLMMEKLEAPQTHLGLKNMIKEVDEDFDGKLSFREFLLIFRKAAAGELAEDSGLHALARLSEIDVSTEGVKGAKSFFEAKVQAINDSNRFEAEIRQEQEDKKRQAEERKKKQAAFKELKSAFK; translated from the exons ATGGCAACGGACGAGCTGTCATCGAAGTTGAACCGCAGGCTGCAGATCGAAGAGGGCGAGCACGACCCGGTGGCGCTGGACGGGGCTCACGAGAACGGAGCGCACGAGAAAGCGGCCACATCCAGCGCGGACTCCGAGCTGGGAGCCAAGCTGCAGCGGCGCGGGGAGCTGAACGAGGGCGTCGGTGAACACCACCAGCCCAGCATGAAGGTGTTCAACCCCTACACCGAGTTCAAGGAGTTCTCGAGGAAGCAGATCAAAGACATGGAGAAGATGTTCAAACA gtatgATATAGAGAAAGATAACTTCATCGATCTGATGGAGCTGAAGCTGATGATGGAGAAACTTGAAGCACCTCAGACTCACCTGGGCCTGAAGAACATGATCAAAGAAGTAGATGAGGACTTTGATGGCAAACTCAGCTTTAGAGAG TTTCTTCTTATCTTCAGAAAAGCAGCAGCAGGAGAGCTGGCAGAGGACAGCGGGCTTCATGCCTTGGCACGTTTGTCAGAGATTGACGTGTCTACTGAGGGAGTGAAGGGAGCCAAATCATTCTTTGAGGCAAAA GTGCAGGCCATTAATGATTCAAACCGGTTTGAGGCAGAAATCCGTCAGGAGCAGGAAGACAAGAAGCGTCAGGCggaggagaggaaaaaaaaacaagccgCTTTCAAAGAGCTGAAGTCAGCCTTCAAATAG